One window of the Nocardia huaxiensis genome contains the following:
- a CDS encoding (2,3-dihydroxybenzoyl)adenylate synthase: MTSDLDSKDVRSDERAAEWVPWPAETAAAYRDSGYWLGEPLYRVIAAGDPAAVAVVDPQRRITYGELASRTERLAAGLLRTGLRPGDNVVVQLPNRSELVVLMLALFRIGVRPVFAMASHRQAEITYFARHTEARAYFIVDRHQGFDYRPLARQVGVEVPSLRTVIVVGDPAEFHSFDAVDAEPADLPVVDPGTIALFLLSGGTTGVPKLIPRTHDDYSCTFRGSAQVCEFDSGSVYLAALPMVHNFPLASPGVLGALSTGGTVVLAPDPSPATVFALIEREGVTVTSAVPAVAELWAAHATTTSADLSSLAMLQIGGARLDPEAALRISRRLRCPIQQVFGMAEGLICYTRSSDTEEVRHTTQGRPMSPADEIRVLDADGVPVPAGSVGELHVRGPYTIRGYYRAPEHNRSAFTTDGFYRTGDLVRVTDSGHLVVMGRIKDQINRGGEKISAPELERHLLSHGLIRDVAVVPIADDRLGERICAVVVADGAAPSLRDVLSHLRTSGVAAYKHPDILLVADRLPRTPVGKVDKRALADQAARELRTGGL, translated from the coding sequence ATGACGAGTGATCTCGATTCGAAGGATGTCCGGTCGGATGAGCGGGCCGCCGAGTGGGTCCCCTGGCCCGCCGAGACGGCGGCGGCCTATCGAGACAGCGGCTACTGGCTCGGGGAGCCGCTGTACCGGGTCATCGCGGCGGGGGATCCCGCGGCGGTCGCGGTTGTCGATCCGCAACGCCGGATCACCTACGGCGAGTTGGCTTCCCGGACCGAGCGCCTGGCCGCCGGGCTGCTGCGTACCGGGCTGCGCCCCGGCGACAATGTCGTCGTACAGCTGCCCAATCGCAGCGAACTCGTCGTGCTCATGCTGGCCCTGTTCCGGATCGGTGTCCGCCCGGTCTTCGCGATGGCGAGTCACCGGCAGGCCGAGATCACCTACTTCGCCCGGCACACGGAGGCCCGCGCGTACTTCATCGTGGATCGGCACCAGGGCTTCGACTACCGTCCCCTGGCCCGGCAGGTCGGTGTCGAAGTGCCGAGTCTGCGAACGGTGATCGTGGTCGGAGATCCAGCGGAGTTCCACTCCTTCGATGCCGTGGACGCGGAGCCGGCGGACCTGCCCGTGGTCGACCCCGGCACGATCGCCCTGTTCCTGCTGTCGGGCGGTACCACCGGGGTGCCGAAACTCATTCCCCGCACCCACGACGACTACTCCTGCACCTTCCGGGGCAGTGCGCAGGTGTGTGAATTCGATTCGGGCAGTGTGTATCTGGCGGCACTGCCGATGGTGCACAACTTCCCGCTCGCGAGTCCGGGCGTGCTCGGTGCGCTGAGCACGGGCGGGACGGTGGTCCTCGCACCCGACCCCAGCCCGGCCACCGTCTTCGCGCTGATCGAACGGGAAGGCGTCACAGTGACCTCGGCCGTGCCCGCCGTGGCCGAGCTGTGGGCCGCACACGCGACGACGACATCCGCCGACCTGTCCTCGCTGGCAATGCTGCAGATCGGCGGGGCCCGCCTGGATCCTGAAGCAGCACTCCGCATTTCGCGCCGGCTCCGCTGTCCGATCCAGCAGGTCTTCGGGATGGCCGAGGGCCTGATCTGCTACACCCGTTCCAGCGATACCGAGGAGGTACGCCACACCACCCAGGGCCGGCCCATGTCACCCGCCGACGAGATCCGGGTGCTGGATGCCGACGGTGTCCCGGTTCCCGCGGGCTCGGTCGGAGAACTCCATGTCCGGGGGCCGTACACGATTCGCGGATACTATCGCGCGCCCGAGCACAATCGCTCCGCGTTCACCACCGACGGCTTCTACCGCACCGGCGATCTGGTCCGGGTGACCGACAGCGGGCACCTCGTGGTGATGGGCCGGATCAAGGACCAGATCAATCGGGGCGGCGAGAAGATCTCGGCACCCGAGCTCGAGCGACATCTGCTCTCGCACGGGCTGATTCGCGATGTCGCGGTGGTCCCCATCGCCGACGACCGTCTCGGCGAACGGATTTGCGCGGTCGTCGTGGCGGACGGCGCGGCCCCGAGCCTGCGGGACGTGCTGTCCCACCTCCGCACATCCGGCGTCGCCGCGTACAAGCACCCGGACATCCTGCTGGTGGCGGATCGGCTGCCGCGCACTCCCGTCGGCAAGGTCGACAAACGCGCACTGGCCGATCAGGCAGCGCGCGAGCTCCGGACCGGAGGGCTGTGA